In the genome of Ctenopharyngodon idella isolate HZGC_01 chromosome 16, HZGC01, whole genome shotgun sequence, the window ATGGCTAACACTTTTTTGCTGTCCTGTAGCCCTTTCTGATAACCTTTTTCTTTTGTAGGCCGAAGAAAACCTGGGAATGGTCATGATATTCACATTAGTTACAGCTGTACAGGAGAAACTTAATGAAATAGTAGACCAGATTAAGAGCAGAAGAGAAGAGGAGAAAGAACGAATAGAAAGAAAGGAAAGGGAGGCCGAAGAAGCTGAGAAGGTTTGTTGTGAGCATGTTCTTCTGAGTGTAGTGTAACAatcatgaaatccaaaagcaTCTTTTATGGTTACCCCCAGGATAGTGACTGTTTTGAGCTGTTACATGAAATTCAGAAGAGGGGGGAAAAGTCCATTTCACACTTTTTAGAGCCATTCAAAAACTGGCAATGGAAAAAAGTTTTGTAATACTGTTATTATATAATGAAAAATTTGTGATTTAAATATTACTTTAGTTTCAATAACATTTGTTTAGCCTGAATACACTAGCTCTGTGCTGGCAATGAAGCAAAATTGTACCAGAGATGTAATTACAACATCTACCAGTAGAGGCCCATGATAAACCACAAAAGATTGACCACTTGGTTTGAAATAGAATAGACCATCCCAAATGTAAGGCAATGTTGCTTTTGTATAATTTAAAGAATGTTATTGTCTTAAATGGTAGGTTTGTTAGTAGTTAGACCAGTGGTTAAAAGTTAAGGTGGAATAATtcagatttttaatgttattgacagaagtttcttatgctcacgtTAGGCTGCATTTagttgatcagaaatacagtaatattgtgaattattattattattgcaatttaaaacaactgttttctatttaaatatattttaaaatgtaaattatttctgtgatggcaaagctgaattttcagcatcattactccagtcttcagtgtcacatgatccttcagaaatcattctaatatgctgatttgatgctcaagaaagatttcttattattatcaatgttgaaaacagttgtgccactttatatttttgtgggaaccgtgatacacttaaaagtttggacatttaaaagtttgggcttagtaagaaattaatatagaaaaattgaaattaatatttgtattcaACAAGGAGGCGTTCAATTGATTCGAGTGACAgttatgttacaaaatatttctatttcaaataaatgttctgttcttgaaagaatcctgaaaaaactatcacagtttccacaattaagcagcaaaaatgttttcaacattgttaaaaataataaccattaaTAATTGATAACTGatcactaaatcagcatattagaatgacttctgaaggatcatgtgacactgaagactgctgtaatggctgctgaaaattcagctttgccatcacaggaattttaaaacattttttaaaaaaatgttcaaacagAAAAgagttgttttaaaatgtagtaatatttcacaatattactttttttactgtatttttgatcaaatatatgtagccttggtgagagacttctttaaaaaacattaaatatcttaattatttcaaacttttgacccTCAGTGTATATAGCtactaattatattaaaatgtaaaatgttgttTGACTTTTGACTGATCTTTGTTTCTGTTTCGTTTTTCACAGTTTGCATTCCAAGGCACTGTGGTCACAATTGAGAACTTCTTATCATGGAAAGCAAAATTTGAACAAGAAATGACAGAACTAAAGAGTAAAAGGCAGAAAGAAGAGGAGCAGTCAGGAAAGGGAAAACTCACAGGTAAATTACTAATCTGATATTATTTACTAATCTGGTTCACCACCTTTTGTCTCATTCTGCTCATTTACTTTTTTCTGTTACAGGAAAACAGCTTTTTGAGACAGACCATAATCTTGACACTTCAGATATCCAGTTCTTGGAGGACGGTAAGCAATGTCAATTATTATTCTAAATACAAGTTATATAGGATGTCATTTGCTCTTTTTTGCGATTGTCCTTTAAAATTGCTCTTCTTTGCTTTTTCCCTGTAGGTGGCAACAGTGTGGAAGTGGATGAGTCACTCTTCCAAGACATGGATGATTTGGACTTGGATGAGGACGACCCTGATTTCAACCCACTGGACTTGGGCAGCGATGAAGACTGAATTGTGTTAACTCTCAACCTGATATGAATGGTATAGATGCCAATATCCTCCTGTAGCAGCC includes:
- the rwdd1 gene encoding RWD domain-containing protein 1, yielding MTDYGEEQRNELEAIESIYPDSFTVLSEKPTSFTITVTSDAGENEETVEVTLKFTYVEKYPDEPPLWEIFSQENLEDSDTEDILTLLNQQAEENLGMVMIFTLVTAVQEKLNEIVDQIKSRREEEKERIERKEREAEEAEKFAFQGTVVTIENFLSWKAKFEQEMTELKSKRQKEEEQSGKGKLTGKQLFETDHNLDTSDIQFLEDGGNSVEVDESLFQDMDDLDLDEDDPDFNPLDLGSDED